One region of Metallosphaera sedula DSM 5348 genomic DNA includes:
- a CDS encoding winged helix-turn-helix domain-containing protein, which translates to MMIRRTRQEIVLSMLEGCSGIGTNKTNLMYKSGLNYDSFLRYLNHLMDLGLISFSEGKYRLTGEGMKTMDKLRKFKELKKNMQKMMDDIADV; encoded by the coding sequence ATGATGATAAGAAGAACTAGACAAGAAATTGTTTTAAGTATGCTAGAGGGCTGTTCGGGTATTGGAACCAATAAGACCAACTTGATGTATAAGTCTGGTCTCAACTATGACTCATTTCTTAGGTACTTAAATCATCTCATGGACCTCGGTCTAATCTCCTTCTCCGAAGGGAAGTATAGGTTGACGGGAGAGGGGATGAAGACCATGGATAAGCTGAGGAAATTCAAGGAACTTAAGAAAAACATGCAAAAGATGATGGATGACATTGCTGACGTTTGA